One window from the genome of Mucilaginibacter ginsenosidivorans encodes:
- a CDS encoding sensor histidine kinase, which translates to MLDSSLILLFIAGSIILILFTFLLVFFTLHYRTRLNQHHQERERLLIDKLEEGERMMNQIAKDVHDNIGQLSNFLKMTVRQLVKYTHGEESRQYLEDVKNITDQIIIHSNNISHSLNSDFIKKRGFANVLQDDIEYLKRSGKLNCNLHIEGQIINVHPEKDLLIYRIAQEVLNNIVRHSGAANVEIVIEYQKNGFRMQIKDDGTGFDIGTSNGKGIGMANMRDRAKLLNGDFQIISQPGEGCAVELFISEF; encoded by the coding sequence ATGTTGGATAGTTCTTTGATATTGCTCTTTATTGCGGGATCAATTATCCTCATCCTGTTCACCTTTCTTCTGGTATTTTTCACTCTTCATTACAGGACCAGACTTAACCAGCACCACCAGGAGCGCGAAAGGCTCCTAATAGATAAGCTGGAGGAAGGGGAGCGAATGATGAACCAGATCGCCAAGGACGTGCATGATAATATCGGGCAGTTGTCTAATTTTTTAAAGATGACCGTGCGGCAGCTTGTTAAATATACTCATGGCGAAGAAAGCAGACAGTATCTTGAAGACGTTAAAAACATTACCGACCAGATAATAATCCATTCCAATAATATTAGCCATTCACTAAACAGTGACTTTATAAAAAAGCGGGGATTTGCCAATGTGCTTCAGGATGATATTGAGTATTTGAAGCGCTCAGGAAAACTAAACTGTAATTTGCATATAGAAGGTCAGATCATAAATGTACATCCTGAGAAAGACCTGCTGATATACCGGATCGCTCAGGAAGTGCTCAATAATATCGTCAGGCACTCCGGCGCGGCAAACGTTGAAATCGTTATTGAGTATCAGAAGAACGGTTTTAGGATGCAGATAAAAGACGATGGGACTGGCTTTGATATAGGAACCAGTAACGGAAAAGGTATCGGGATGGCTAACATGAGGGACAGGGCAAAATTGCTCAATGGTGACTTTCAAATCATATCTCAACCTGGCGAGGGATGTGCCGTCGAACTTTTCATTTCGGAATTCTAA
- a CDS encoding helix-turn-helix transcriptional regulator, which produces MVLFESDIKRLEEVKSFILENLDKELTAAAIAAQHRIGKSTLHRHFSAFFNQSLHQFILKSRMEKVMELIVERHCNINQAGTLVGYKEASSLTRAFIKYYGHPPKYYIIEDRSPGSQMDKK; this is translated from the coding sequence ATGGTACTCTTCGAGTCTGATATTAAGAGACTTGAGGAAGTCAAATCGTTTATTCTCGAAAATCTTGATAAAGAATTAACAGCCGCAGCAATTGCAGCGCAACACCGTATCGGTAAATCAACTCTGCATAGGCATTTCTCTGCCTTTTTTAATCAGTCATTGCATCAGTTTATTCTTAAATCCCGGATGGAAAAAGTAATGGAGCTTATTGTCGAAAGACATTGCAATATCAATCAGGCCGGGACCCTTGTCGGATACAAGGAGGCATCGAGTCTGACGCGGGCATTTATCAAATATTATGGGCATCCACCCAAATATTACATAATTGAGGATCGCTCGCCCGGGAGCCAAATGGACAAAAAATAG
- a CDS encoding response regulator transcription factor, protein MEQELTIRVAFADDHNLVRKGIISMLRSLGGIDIVIEADNGNELISKLTAADRLPEICILDISMPQMDGFAVLTEVKRRWPEMKVLVLTAFFWEIYIIRMMQAGANGYLLKECDIEEVKTALFSIHNDGYYYSECANSTVFHLVNTKAIRLQTFTENEIEVLKYCCTDLTYGEIAQQMHTTLRSVEGSRDRIFHKLNLNSRIALVLFAIRSGLVTLDTNYYPGKTIIPFTKTK, encoded by the coding sequence TGCCGACGACCATAATCTGGTAAGGAAAGGGATTATCTCCATGTTGCGGTCTCTTGGGGGGATCGATATAGTGATCGAGGCGGATAATGGAAATGAATTAATCAGCAAATTAACTGCCGCTGACAGGCTACCTGAAATTTGCATACTGGATATTAGCATGCCCCAGATGGATGGCTTTGCAGTGTTAACGGAAGTAAAGCGCCGGTGGCCGGAAATGAAAGTACTGGTGCTGACCGCCTTTTTTTGGGAAATATATATCATTAGAATGATGCAGGCCGGTGCGAACGGATATCTGCTCAAGGAATGTGACATAGAGGAGGTGAAGACTGCGCTCTTTTCGATTCATAATGACGGCTACTATTATTCCGAGTGTGCCAACAGTACCGTTTTCCATTTGGTCAATACCAAAGCAATCAGGCTGCAGACCTTTACGGAAAACGAAATTGAAGTACTTAAATATTGCTGCACTGACCTTACCTACGGCGAAATAGCACAGCAAATGCATACGACTTTACGCAGTGTTGAAGGCTCCCGTGACCGTATATTCCATAAACTAAACCTAAATAGTCGGATTGCGCTAGTCCTTTTTGCGATACGGTCCGGACTTGTAACCCTCGATACAAATTATTATCCAGGCAAAACAATAATTCCATTCACTAAAACCAAGTAA